The genomic region CATacatatgataaaaaaaatgtaaacaaatacaaaaaatggaGACGTTGTAAAATTTAAGGTCAGGTCATGTGATaaagcctggtgacaaacggatGGAATGACTCCCAGACAGACTGACAGCGAGGCTTTAGCAATAAGATTCCGTTTTAGCACTCTGGCTACAGAACCTTAGAAACATAACATACTGTACAATCTCTAAACACCGCATCAAATTGCCGTAACTGGTGTTAATAGGTCAGAGAActaactacttaaatattttgttttattaagtgTAAGAACATTTACGACGTAAGAACATTGAGAAGCATAAATAAACGTCCATAAAATGATGATATAACTGCGTTAAATAGTAGTAAAACGTAATTAACTCGTCTAATCTTCAGAGCGAAAGTCTGCACTTGCGCAAACTGACATAAGACCGCGTTTTATCTGTATCGGATAATAGTATGTCGTTATTATGCTGTGAATAATCGGTTTGATGagttaatttattgatagtattttGTACTTAGTATTTGTTAGCctatttttgttatgattagGCACGATTCACACAGCGATCATTGGTTTAGTAATCTGTAGTATTAGTTTCTACCTTAAAACCTTCCGTTAATCTATcgctttaatttaaattgcagtTACTttagtaacattaaaaaagcattaaaactGCTTTAAGTAGTCAATTATAAAACGATAATACTTCAGTGATATTGAACCAAGGTCGCAATACCAACGAAACTTTTCAAAGGACACTCACACTTCCCATGGCAAATATGAAACCTTCTTGATACAAACCTATTTGGACTCGGATATTATTCTCTACAAGTTTCCTTTCCAGTTGAGTTATAACGTGTTGTAAGACAGGTGTATTAACCTCTGCCCTACGGACTGTAGGTGTACGCACTGTTTATGGTCAgtccgatagatggcgctagtcTATCTCTGTCAATGCAGATCTGCTGATACTGTGAGTTATGGCCTAAGGAAATTGTGATAAAGTGAACGGATGTGTTGTTTATTGAAAGAGGAATTAACTAAGATGGAAGTATTCTAAAGCATTTTGATAAAGATTTGaagtgtaatttaatatttctttgtacGAAAATGGTATCGGTCGcaacatcttttttttaatattgaagcaTCAATTATGTGCGAGAGGTATTGATATTTGAGTGAAATAACTCATTATTAAGGTTCACATTTCTTAAACTCCAAGTCCTTGCCCCGACCACGTCACAGTCACTCTATAAGAAATCTCTTGATTGCGTTTCCTAAGCGAATGTCAATGTCGCCACATCCAACAATGAGACtcttaacaatataaaatcaatGAAGATTAACACAAAGAGTGTTCTACTTAATGAAGACATCGCTCTCGACAATGATCATGATATGTAGGAGTAGGCAACTAATGTTACTACAACCATTAGTAACATGGAACTTGGGAACATGGGTGGAAGTGCCTTTACACTGCTATCTAATCGTAATGTACATACCGATATCGCCAAACTTATGCTCAACTTAAGATAAACTATTTACTATTTCGTACAAGAtatctttatcaaaatatatttctcttttGCTCGATATGTTTCAAGACAACTcagtaaaattttcaatatttcacaTATTATCTTTTAATGAGCTTAATCGTGTCGCGgtagatttcacaaacattaatcTCACGTGCACAGCATAACCTCAGAACAAGCctttgtggatcacaaaaatgcctGCCCTACGTAACGATCGAACCCGCTCTTCGTGCACAATGGCTTTAACATACTGACCtgtaccacttggctatccgtacAGTGGACACTGAAGTGACTAACCGTTGATCATCAACTACCAATAGTGTCAAGCTTGAACAAGTAACACTTCCTGTTAATTTCCTATGATCCatgattattgttataattaccACTGGACAGGGAATGGTAACATGACATATGATTGACTTTAAATCGTTTTCACTACAGTCTTTcgcttttgtaaaataattaatggagTTAGGATTATGTGACGGCTGTCGTGTAAAACCGTGAACGAGACGTTTGTGTAACTGTTACTTAATTAACAATGGACTAACTAAATGCTGTTTCTTAAAATCTATAGTACAGGAATATGCTATCCGCCATCAGTTTAAAATGGGCTGAATACTGAATCCTGCTAAATACTCTTgtaagtacataaattatttcgttttagAACAGCATGTTACGAATgcctacaaaaaataaacttagtgGCTTAGACAAGTCCCACAGTCTGCCTTTTCAGCAGTATCGGAACTAGTTACATACCTATGCAAATTTCAAGATAAATTACTTGAAACGCATTGTGTGCTAAATAAGGCAGGTAGGCATAGAAAATCCGCGATAcgttatgtaattataaaagttaacgaaacaataattattcattcGCTCTCGTTGCGAGAAAGGTAAACCACAAAAGGCTGAACAACAATAGTACATCGGCGTTAACAACAGATGAACAcgctatttaaattaagtaccaCTCCAATTACGACCGACTATAACATGTACTATTTAAAAAGccatttaaaaactttcacgCATCATTAGAGGCCTACATCTAAAACAAACAACGGCTTCTATTATCGAGCATTGTGTTAACCACTATTACATATCGATAGAGCACAGCTCTATTCAGGTATTGTGCGAGTCATCGATCACATCGATACTTTCACTCTCTAGTTAGTCGGTGCGTTATGCGGAGTGAGGACGCTGTGCTAGCGAGGAGCGATTTTATTTAGCAGTTAGGAGATGAATAATAAGACTATAGAATAAGAATTGTTTAGTTATTCGATAAAACCAAATCCACTGCAAAATGTTAGTATTTAGGCGTCGTCAAATTATTTCTCAAATATTCGTTTGTTGACAGGAAAATGGGTTAATCGAATGTCAACAATCCGATTTTTATGGTTTATCAATTTTGGATCTTAGCAAAGAAGGTATAAGATACAAGTTTAATTCATGAGTAAAATCGCTTTTCCACTATCACTATGTCACCTTCCTAATCCGATAGCGTGAATCGTGAATGACTGCGGGATCCCCGCGACCACGACTTACATTAGAAAGCAGGTCCCATTGTGTGAACCTTAATACTCATAGAACCACTTGTGCTGGGCTAATCATTTGATAATCATAATTACAAAAGCCAATTTATCACCTACCTGTGGTACTGTATGACATACTTAATCTCTAAAATTTTGATAAGGGATCTTTCTGGAGAACATGGAAACAATGGAATAATCATCTAAAAATGCTTTgatgtacaaaattaaatacttttaatttgttgatattGATTGATGATATTATTGATTATACTATGATGactcattttcttttaatttcaggCGCCTGTGATGGAGCACGGCGTACAGCGCAAAGGCgacaggtaaaataaaaatcactctTTACCaaagaaacctttttaaattttgactgcacggatagctgagtggttcaGGTCACTACGTCCAACCCAACccgtcctgagtttgggtgtctttggtgcacaaaatttcacaaaaatatcaaccgcttcgtaaaaataacttttgtttttgtttttaaaaataacaatatgggCGTATTTCGATGTTCTGATTCTGCTACTTCCAGGACTCGGAGTTGTACGCTCCAGCGCCCAGCGTGGAGAGCCTGCAGGAGATAGCGCAAGCGATGGGAGCAGCCGGCTTCGAGCACTACACGGAGGGCAAGGCGCTGGTCAAGAGGCTCATACCGCCTGAAAACAAGCCCGAGGACATCGTCGAGTATCAAGGTCAGTACACCAGAACCTGTGAGGTTAGAGCCAGTTTAGAgatcggtgtatgaaggatcgcaacgcattgccatacaccgtcacaaaaacgcggatgatctagcacggcggttcagggtTAGACAGTAAGAGTCTGATAGATATAGGATCCATTCCCTCCACCGAAGGAGCGAGGGTCCATGATGCTTCACCCgcaataccaaaaaaaagggTCCGTATACAGATTTTTGAAGACGAGCTCTTCAAGAAGTAGCCCAAGTTATGACACCATTTTTGCATTTTGTGTCAAGCTTTTAGCAATTCTTGATAGCAATTGAATCGAATATTTTGTGCTGCAGAATACTtattctttagatttttttaggtttgttAGATCtgaaataaactttgttttgctTCCAGGTGTGATAGGCAGGGCTGGCGTGGACTTCCCGGCGTTCCCCAACATCCCACCCACAGGGTTTAACTGCAAGAACGTGCCCACCGGATACTACGCTGACTTGGAGACTGATTGCCAGGTAACAAGATTCTACATACTTTTTGTATAATTACAACTGTTTACGTTCTATGAAGAAGAAATAGCGGAACAATGTCGCAAGTcattggtaaaataaaaatacccaGTCTTACTAAGCTTCTTTATGTTCTAGGTATTCCACATATGCGACACATCACGCAAGATCTCGTTCTTATGTCCCAACGGTACCATCTTCAGCCAGTCGCACCTCATATGTGACTGGTGGTTCAAGGTGGACTGCGCCTCCGCCCCAGCCCTCTACGAGTCCAGCGCCGAATACTACTCCAACGAACAGAAGAAAAGCCAGAAGATCACTCAGAGCCTTAGCAAAAACCAGGACCTTCAACAGATAGGTGCTGACTCCAACATCCGGGCCGAGTCGAGGCGCACGCCCGTCAATGTGGCCAGCACGACTGAACGACTGCTCAGGAGCAGACAGCGACAGACCGAGATCCCTAAAGCCACAGCCAAGACCTTCCAAGCCCTGTTCACAGACACTTTCAGTCCTACTCAACGTACTGCCGCCACTACTGCCTTCGAACAGCGTAGAAAGAGTTTAGTTCAACTCATATCTACCAACTTCGGCAACATTCCAGCCAGATCAACACAAGCCACTTACACGGAGTCTCCAGTATACAGAAGTACTGCTGACTTCAATCTGCGAGAAATGCAGGTTGCGGCGGAGACTGCTGCCTTCGCAAACAATAACAACAGACAATACCTTCAGGATCTGCACAACAAAAACTACCGGCCGTACCCGGTATACACGCCGAACTTACCGGTAAAGtcgaaaaccaaaaataatccTAATTTGACGACCCTGTATGATATTCGTGACAAAAATGCAGCGCCCTCAACTCCTGAACCGACGACGACAAAACGTCCCACTTTGTTGCCATACACAAGAAGTTACTCCACAATAATTGAAAAGCAAGAACCCTATACAAGACCCGGAGTATCTCTGCTGAAAGGTTTTCTACAAAAGGAAAAGAATAAGACTTTGGCAGCAATAACAACAACAACGGAAAAAATAACGCAAACAACGGCAAGAACCGACGGTGATAAACCGAACAAGGTCACTATTGAAACGAAAGACTCCTTTGAATCAGCGACGAAGATACCTCACACGACGAGAGCCGACTTGTACACTGAAACAGCTTCATCTGACCGCTACGACGTTTACTCTACTACGAACCAAGAAACACAAGTCACTACTGAAGCCTCTTACCAAGAACGTCGTGAAAGACTCATGAGGAAATTGAATTTAGACAGATTCGGACCCACTGGACCTACGGAACCTTCTGCTCCTGCGAGTATCACCGACAGACAATTTGGTGAACAATCCAACAGACCTGGAATAGCTGTGCCCCCATCTCTCACCCCGAAGACGTTGCATAGCCTGGCCATTTACTACGCGACTGCGTTAGACAATTTGTCGACAACCTCGACTCCTGAAGAAAATGAGACAGCGACGCCACCCTTCGATGAGTACGAGGCTATGGAAGAAGTCCTGCCAGCGCTGTTCAGTCGTCAAACCATTAATAAATACAGCAACCTGTTCGGTCACACAGCACCAAGCGCGGAGTTATTAGAAGAGATTAGAGAAGATCCTAATGGAACGTACAATGAGTTAGCTGAAGATTTAACTGTACAGCAAAGCCAAAACCCACTGGCCACCTCTCCTCAAATCAGGGAACTGGCTCAAGTATTTACACATGCTTTATCTGCATACCTGCAAGACCCAGTTCAGTTCAGAAAAGTGTTATCAGATATCAGACCTACGCATCCATCATTTGGGGACCTGTTAACCACGACTGAAGAATCTGTTAATACCGAACCAACGACAACAGTTAACGAGGAAGATGACGAAATATTAGGTTTCTCTGATGATCATAAATCAGTGCCAGCATTATCCAATTCACGAGAACCAAAGGCTTTAGGTATTCCTACAGCGTTTCCTATCAGAGAAGAGATAACAACTACTCTGAAACCAACAACAGAATACGTGCCGTCGCCATACAGTACTTTTTCTACCACTCCTAGGAGTCCATTCAGATGCTGTGGAAGAATATCAGCCTCGTACACTTCTCCTTCTACTGCCGGGACTCCAAGCACTCCCCTGTACAGCAACACAGTAGCCGTTAATGCAAATCTCCGATTGGCCAACAATTACAGCGAATCGATAACGACAACGGAAAGCGATTATTCCGTTCCCAAATATGGTGGCTTCCAAAATAATGCTTTGACATTAAACGATTCTCCTTACGGCACAAACGGATTGTCTACAGCAGGTAAACCATTGAGCGAGTACGTTGAAGCAACTAACTTGCCTTCTGCTTGGGGAATAGATCCGTCTGTCTCAACTACCAGTGATTTCGAAAGTAAAAAGATCAGAACTACCACAGCGTTACCTACAACTACTTCAGTCTACTTTACAGAAACAGAAAGTGTTGAATTAGAAAACGACGAAGAATTACAAAGAGCTCATAGTCAATCGTTTGCTGCGCCTCAAGCCAATAGCATAAGACATGGCAAGCAATTAAACTTCGAGTCGGAACCGTTGAAAAAACCCGCTGAAGATCTAGAAGCTCCTACCATACCCAGTGAAGATCTGACAACCGAGCAAACAACACCACAGCCTACTACCATCAGAGTTACGGAGACGGAAAGCCTTACGACTACTCCAACAGTACCCGATACAGTGTTCACTTCACCTGACAGCGACAAGACAACAGCTAACCAGTTCACTTGGTCGAGCACTTATGGAAACTGGCAGAGTACCGTCATAGATCCTATCACACTTAACGATGGGTTAAGCCAAACAGCGCCAGAAAACCAAGGGCTATCGGAAAACACTTACATACCAAGCACTGCCACCACAACAGAATACGCTCCTACCGAGCAAACAGTTTCTCCTACATTCAATTATGAAATAACCACACAAGAGACCAAAGAAAAGTCTGAAAGACAAGGAAAGCTGCTCAGAGACTACTCATCTACGGAACCCGCACAGGACCTAACGACAATTAGTGATACTGTTGTAGAAAAGGCAAAGGAAATCATGAACGCAACCACAGCTGAGAAGCTAATGAACGTTATGAAGAAAACGAAATCAAAAACAGTGAAGAGGCTTATACTGCTGTTAATTCAAACGTGTGATGACGACCACAACACTACCGCTGAAGCATCTAAGAAAGCCTTGCTCGAAGCTCTCATGGCTGTCTCTCAAAAAGACATGGAGGATATAGCTAAAGAGGAAGAAGCTACAGAAGTTCCAACAACAGAAACTAACGTATTCAGAAGAGTTGATAGAATAGAAAGGACAAGAGGAGACAGGAGAGGTAAAAGCCTAAACTTCGATCCTAGCGCAATCAACTCCCTATCAAATGCGCTTACTACAGAAAGGGTGCGAACAACGGAAGATTTAGAAACAGTTTCTACAACAATCAGTCCTATCACAACTAGTACGGCAAGTCGAAGAGGTGTTAAGAAATTCAACACGAGAACAACAACAGTTGAACCTAAAACTACTACAAAACTACCTTTTATAGATGCTCCTATAGCTGAAGCTAGGGTTGCACCTTCCAGTGACGCGAAAGCTTCGTCAGATACTAGGGCGTTAGAATTATTAAGGTCGCTTTACTCCATCGCAGCGCGGTGGGGTTGAAAACTCTTTAGTGTTCTAAGGATCCTGAtcctgtttttatatttagggTTGAGTCCAGTGaggtgtaattattttatattttagatcaGATACCGGGTGGTTGGCGTTGCCTTTGTAACTTGttttcagatattaaaaaaattaaagagagCTCTACAATTTGAGCCGATATACATTACAAGTTACTCCTTAAAAACCAATAACTTTGTCAGTAATACAAAATTCACATTAAAAAGTAGACATTGTTGCTAATTACGTAAAGATAGGTTATAAAGACCGAACACACTAGACGaatgagatattttttattcgctaTTTAATTGTTATACAAGTTACAACAGCAGTGTTGCTATGAAAAATAATTCGAGACCCTAAATATAAACTGTAAATGTGATTATGTAGATAGTATTCATTGAACTGTCATTCTAAATTTAAGGAAcgtctttattttcatttgctaGAAAATTACAGCAGTTCTATACCGTTAGGctgtttattttaacataaaatgtgTAACATGATTATAACACGATGATATTAACACCTTGACAAGTATACAAAGACAATTCAGAAGCGTTTGACGTACCTAAAATGATCTACCTGATGTAAAACACTCAAAGGTTACCAAAACAACCATCATTCAGGAAATCATCATTCAGGTcactttgttttgtaatatcCAGATATTCTTTTTCGAAAAGGTTTTCATAAAAAGTTTGAAGtttaaaaactacaaacaaatatatattgGTTGAGATCCCCTTATTTGAAGTCGGtcttaatatcaataaatttaattaacatgcgGTATAAAAAGCTCAATTCATGTTGCACATACTAAGCACCTTGAAAGAATAAAACAGCCCTATTAGGCTGAGTGGCACAATTtaacgttaaataataataatgttattaaaatataagtttgatATCCTAATAAGATCCATATTAAAGTATTCGCGTAATACCAATTGCAGAATATATCATTTTGAAAGGTACATTGCCAATTTACCTGCTTCGGGCACCGGGGACCGATGAACAAGATCTTTTACTGGCCGTCGGTCACCGGTGcccaatttaaatttatcacaGAAGGCATTGAAAGAAATTGAATTAGATAGTAACGTTACGTTGTGCAACCCACCCTTAGTTAATTACCTAGTTAACTTATTacgttttgttataaaattttgacTTCATAGTTTAACACGTAGTATTCTATTTATAGgcaattttaaagtttatattttcctatttttagGAAACGAATCTAGGTTTAGAATACTGAGTTACCTACATGATGCTATGTTTACGTTAGTTTTACGCTATTTGTTACATTGCCACAATATAACTGTAATATATTCTTAAGTGGACTATTTCTAGATGTATTAtatgttagatatttttttagtaaatttttatataaaatattagttttttctttttttttaccttacCATCCATATCTTCATTTATTCTTGATGTCTTTTGATTCCGAATTAAAATTCGGGTATCAAAAGACATCCCTGGTATACAATTACTCTAGCAGTGACCCATTCCACAAACATACCATACTACATACTACACTAAATActaagtgataaataaataaaccaaatccaatattaaatactctttaatAACATACAATTCGTACATTACTTACACAATATCTTTCAAAATCCTTCCTTCTGCCTTTCACTTAAGATCTCTTTTTGCCTGCACTCTTGGTCACATATTTCTCAATATCTTTCTCTGTGACTTTGTGTCCGGGTTTGAAGTAGCTCTTGAGTTTCCTCTTCTTCTTCATCATGATCTTGGAGGCTGCGAGGGCACCGCGACGTTGGAGGGATTCGAAACGGTCGCGGAGGAGGTTCGCTGTAAATTGAAAGTTATGTTTAGATACTTTTGGTTCATTTTCGATAATTGAATGGGCAAAAATGATATCAtaagatttttgaattttgaatctTGGATCTTTAACCTTGATAAAGACGAGAAAaggcaataaataattagaaaattacGACTAATTATGACTTTCACTACGAACTTTCATGACTGCATCTCTGTGTATAGCGCCGTCTCACTTTCAGAATACAACAAAGCCATGTTATGCTGCTTCAACCGTGTGCGGCGAGACCCTATAAAATGTGTGAAACACCAGGCAGTATGCCGGTAGCGGCATTTTGTGGTGGCAGCCGGTGGCCCATGAGAAAGTCCTTAGGCCTTACTGAATTATATACTGTACTTACTGGTACTCTTAATATTCCTTAAGTCGCCGGACAGCTGCTTGGGGTCAACGAAGTCTGGTTCTTTGATGGGCGTCTTGTGAGCGCTCAGTGTAGGCAGAGCCGTGGcctcggccgccgcgcgcttCTCCGCCCGCTTCGAGCGCTCCTCTGACTGTTTCTGTTCACGAGTCTTTATCGTGGACTTCAGCTGACGGAGTCTGGACAATAGAATAGTATGTTTAATGGATACATTATTTCCAAGTCAGCGACGTTTAAGTGTCTGTGTGTACAGTAATTTTTCAAGATCATATGATAGTATTTGCTTGATGTGTATGCATGgtttgatttcgattttaataaatacacatgttaaaaaaatacgtgaaGAATCAACTAGATTTTGCATTAATTCATAAGCAGTCAactagacagtttttttttattaattaatataaatcgcaatcaaagaaaaacataaaattctcaATTCACGAAAATCTGTCAAAAAGGTCAACTTATCACGGACAGAGTATAGAGCAGTAATCATGCAACATCAACTACTCACTTATAAAGATCTGTAATCTTCTTCTTATCAATCTTCTGGCGCTTGAGCCGTTCCTTCTCTGCTAGCTGTTCCTTCTGCTTCCGCCTGGCCTTGTGATCCTTCTTCTTGTTCTTGACGGGCGGGTTGATGGCTTTGTACTCGTTATCCGTGTCGCTGTCGGGGTCCTCGGCCGGGTTGTGAGGTTGAGGGAGACCAGCGCTCATTTCTTCGCGCCATTGGTTCTGGGGATTGTGATTAGGTGGTTAAGTTTTAACTTTCACTTTATCAGAGGACAGGGATAGACTGAGTacattaaaagatttatttaagtgaTTGGAACTAGCATAGCATGTATCACGCTTGGTAACCATGTCGGTTTCTGAGTCTGATTAAAAATGTGCGCATTTCGAACTGGGTATGTATCAAGATACAGGTGACGGGTTGAATAGTATTGTACGAGACATTAGGTATATCAATAGTATTGATgctactattattaaaaacaatacctGAAAAGGATGATTTATTGCTTCTAAACTACAACAGCAAATTCACAATACCTCCTACAACTACGGTTGGACAGTCCACAAATTAACCATCCAACCGTCCATATGACATGCATACCGAGACCTATCTGCCTATCACTACTAACCTCTTTCTCCTGCTGTGTGACTCTCCTGAACATGCCAGTAGTGACCCTCATCAGGTGAGCCTCCTTCTTCATCATCTTCTCTTCATGAGCACCAACTTGCTGCAGCAGTTCTTGATGCTCCTGCAATATCAATAGCCACGTAAGTATTACGAAATCATAATCATACGAGAGACAATACTGGAATCGTTCATGATGATATAAATGGCACACATATAGGGTTGACGTTAATATTTCCGCCAAGTCCCCTCCAATTCGTAACAATGTCATTTTAGTGAAGCCGAGGATGATTTTGGTGATTTATTAACATATAGaaataaatcttgaaaaaaaaatcattaggtTGGAAATCCAAACCAAATATCATGAAGCATTCATCTAAACATGAAGTTTGTTAGCTAGATGGAtctttgttactctttcacgcaaaaatcactaaactaatttggacgaaatttggtacatagatagtttttaacctggataacacataggatagattttatTCGGATTTTATGTTACCATCatcattttcaaaaaacttaaaaataaactgctaACCTTGTATGAAGGGTTGTAACTGACACCAGGGTGTGGTGTTTCCACCGCCGCTCTGGTCACCACGGTCTTGGCTAGCGGAGGCTTCGGCCGCAGTCGCTGTGTGGG from Trichoplusia ni isolate ovarian cell line Hi5 chromosome 12, tn1, whole genome shotgun sequence harbors:
- the LOC113499231 gene encoding ribosome biogenesis protein NOP53, producing the protein MSVVKKKKRVSKKNKKAWGKYSDIRDVEEFLEDQRLEERLGKFETKPDSELFVVDTAGDNEPEKKEDGEETKPLSRKLQKRAKLKEVPKCFEVLLPTSKVQDPNAKRNKVNPIGSKPTALSKLTHQRQAKKGVLEKKLVEAKKNRKMAIDKKRKAKQVRQNFSLDLWGGDLPEVKGIPSTLVDEFISPEAQLHNVLPTQRLRPKPPLAKTVVTRAAVETPHPGVSYNPSYKEHQELLQQVGAHEEKMMKKEAHLMRVTTGMFRRVTQQEKENQWREEMSAGLPQPHNPAEDPDSDTDNEYKAINPPVKNKKKDHKARRKQKEQLAEKERLKRQKIDKKKITDLYKLRQLKSTIKTREQKQSEERSKRAEKRAAAEATALPTLSAHKTPIKEPDFVDPKQLSGDLRNIKSTTNLLRDRFESLQRRGALAASKIMMKKKRKLKSYFKPGHKVTEKDIEKYVTKSAGKKRS
- the LOC113499230 gene encoding mucin-17, with product MRWRRSESSDMMKTILLIVVMICACDGARRTAQRRQDSELYAPAPSVESLQEIAQAMGAAGFEHYTEGKALVKRLIPPENKPEDIVEYQGVIGRAGVDFPAFPNIPPTGFNCKNVPTGYYADLETDCQVFHICDTSRKISFLCPNGTIFSQSHLICDWWFKVDCASAPALYESSAEYYSNEQKKSQKITQSLSKNQDLQQIGADSNIRAESRRTPVNVASTTERLLRSRQRQTEIPKATAKTFQALFTDTFSPTQRTAATTAFEQRRKSLVQLISTNFGNIPARSTQATYTESPVYRSTADFNLREMQVAAETAAFANNNNRQYLQDLHNKNYRPYPVYTPNLPVKSKTKNNPNLTTLYDIRDKNAAPSTPEPTTTKRPTLLPYTRSYSTIIEKQEPYTRPGVSLLKGFLQKEKNKTLAAITTTTEKITQTTARTDGDKPNKVTIETKDSFESATKIPHTTRADLYTETASSDRYDVYSTTNQETQVTTEASYQERRERLMRKLNLDRFGPTGPTEPSAPASITDRQFGEQSNRPGIAVPPSLTPKTLHSLAIYYATALDNLSTTSTPEENETATPPFDEYEAMEEVLPALFSRQTINKYSNLFGHTAPSAELLEEIREDPNGTYNELAEDLTVQQSQNPLATSPQIRELAQVFTHALSAYLQDPVQFRKVLSDIRPTHPSFGDLLTTTEESVNTEPTTTVNEEDDEILGFSDDHKSVPALSNSREPKALGIPTAFPIREEITTTLKPTTEYVPSPYSTFSTTPRSPFRCCGRISASYTSPSTAGTPSTPLYSNTVAVNANLRLANNYSESITTTESDYSVPKYGGFQNNALTLNDSPYGTNGLSTAGKPLSEYVEATNLPSAWGIDPSVSTTSDFESKKIRTTTALPTTTSVYFTETESVELENDEELQRAHSQSFAAPQANSIRHGKQLNFESEPLKKPAEDLEAPTIPSEDLTTEQTTPQPTTIRVTETESLTTTPTVPDTVFTSPDSDKTTANQFTWSSTYGNWQSTVIDPITLNDGLSQTAPENQGLSENTYIPSTATTTEYAPTEQTVSPTFNYEITTQETKEKSERQGKLLRDYSSTEPAQDLTTISDTVVEKAKEIMNATTAEKLMNVMKKTKSKTVKRLILLLIQTCDDDHNTTAEASKKALLEALMAVSQKDMEDIAKEEEATEVPTTETNVFRRVDRIERTRGDRRGKSLNFDPSAINSLSNALTTERVRTTEDLETVSTTISPITTSTASRRGVKKFNTRTTTVEPKTTTKLPFIDAPIAEARVAPSSDAKASSDTRALELLRSLYSIAARWG